A single genomic interval of Chitinispirillales bacterium harbors:
- the fliM gene encoding flagellar motor switch protein FliM — protein sequence MSNILSQEEIDALLTAVTNGDNVFGLDASKTPAASNAASAGQEDVENDPWLDEDDTDKINEDRILNLYDFRRPDRVSKDQMRTLQSLHESYARQFSTTLTNYLRTFVEIEVVAVDQLTYSEFIMSISNPSCIHLFRMEPIEVTAIFEMNPSLVFFVIDRLFGGLGKSSEHSRELTPIEQNVIRNIISRGLDDLASVWEHMGDFSPKITAYETNPMFVQIAPPGETVILITFEVQLLKSSGLMSICFPHAIIDKLFSFITSESWITTQVQTTAETRKIVEEEIQELKVPLSVVMGQTKLTVRDLLQLEKDDILCLEKHKDDDLIVQIGGKSKMGGKSGIVGRKKAVKITKIIEPEVPGANIKYDLDDDSEDSDDWDNKKGDENE from the coding sequence ATGAGCAACATTTTATCACAGGAAGAAATTGACGCGCTTCTCACTGCGGTGACGAACGGCGACAATGTTTTCGGATTGGATGCCTCCAAAACGCCTGCCGCCTCAAACGCCGCGTCCGCCGGTCAGGAAGATGTCGAGAACGACCCATGGTTAGACGAAGACGATACTGATAAGATAAACGAAGACAGAATTTTAAACCTTTATGATTTTCGCCGTCCCGACCGTGTTTCAAAAGACCAAATGCGGACCTTGCAAAGTTTGCATGAATCTTACGCCAGACAGTTTTCGACTACGCTTACCAACTATCTGAGAACTTTTGTAGAAATTGAGGTGGTAGCGGTTGACCAATTGACTTATTCTGAATTTATTATGTCTATTTCAAATCCGAGCTGTATTCATTTGTTCAGAATGGAACCCATTGAGGTAACGGCGATATTTGAAATGAATCCGTCTTTGGTGTTTTTTGTAATAGACAGGCTTTTCGGCGGACTTGGAAAATCAAGCGAACACAGCCGTGAATTAACGCCTATAGAACAAAACGTTATAAGGAACATAATTTCTCGCGGACTTGACGATTTGGCGAGCGTGTGGGAACACATGGGCGATTTTTCTCCGAAAATCACCGCTTACGAAACAAACCCTATGTTCGTGCAGATAGCGCCTCCCGGAGAAACGGTGATTTTAATAACTTTTGAGGTGCAATTGCTTAAAAGTTCAGGGCTTATGAGTATTTGCTTTCCTCATGCTATAATAGATAAATTATTCTCGTTTATCACGTCCGAATCATGGATTACGACCCAAGTTCAGACAACCGCCGAAACTCGTAAAATAGTAGAAGAAGAAATTCAGGAGTTGAAAGTTCCGCTTTCGGTAGTGATGGGGCAGACGAAACTTACCGTCCGTGACTTGCTACAACTTGAAAAAGACGATATTTTGTGCCTTGAAAAACACAAAGACGACGATTTAATAGTTCAAATAGGCGGAAAGAGCAAAATGGGTGGAAAAAGCGGAATTGTAGGACGAAAAAAAGCGGTAAAGATAACTAAAATTATTGAACCGGAAGTTCCAGGTGCAAATATAAAATACGACTTAGACGACGATTCGGAAGATTCGGATGACTGGGACAACAAAAAAGGGGATGAAAATGAGTGA
- the fliN gene encoding flagellar motor switch protein FliN, producing MSDFISQDDIDALLGAALNGDLSSQKTSVVDTGKSKEIVESILKCYKEHVKSVANLNLSRDVSLEVENVDIVEYSSIIAEKIDGEYLIVEVPFSGGCEGSVRVLASKKTFAIIADLMVIGDGTAPYSDAHKDAITEFFSQISGAFATELGGKFQKSVSAGAPSILDNVGGDILENDFAAFAKITINDFDPMAIIISPDETFLEKYSPLLNQVKNEESTVSQTSNVSTAAMQSPDNNTVANSFSSRAPKVNVDMLLDIELEVTIELGRTDIAIKRVLDLAPGSLVELDRLAGEPVELLVNNKIVAKGEVVVIDENFGVRIISLVSPEERIKSLR from the coding sequence ATGAGTGATTTTATTTCACAGGACGATATTGACGCGCTGTTAGGTGCCGCATTGAACGGAGATCTTTCTTCTCAGAAGACAAGCGTTGTCGATACGGGTAAGTCAAAAGAAATCGTCGAAAGCATTTTGAAATGTTACAAAGAACATGTTAAGTCGGTTGCGAATTTAAATTTAAGCCGTGATGTTTCGCTTGAAGTAGAGAATGTAGATATTGTGGAATATTCTTCAATTATCGCCGAAAAAATTGATGGGGAATACCTTATCGTCGAAGTTCCGTTTTCAGGCGGATGCGAAGGAAGCGTAAGAGTGTTGGCTTCCAAAAAAACTTTTGCGATTATAGCGGATTTGATGGTGATAGGCGACGGGACGGCGCCGTATTCCGATGCGCATAAAGACGCCATTACCGAATTCTTCAGCCAAATTTCAGGCGCGTTTGCGACCGAACTGGGAGGTAAATTCCAGAAATCCGTAAGTGCAGGCGCACCTTCGATTTTGGACAATGTCGGCGGCGACATTTTAGAAAATGATTTTGCGGCTTTCGCTAAAATCACGATTAATGATTTTGATCCTATGGCGATTATAATTTCTCCGGATGAGACGTTTTTGGAAAAATATTCTCCATTGTTAAATCAAGTAAAAAATGAAGAATCGACGGTTTCGCAAACGTCAAACGTTTCTACAGCCGCGATGCAATCTCCGGACAATAATACCGTTGCAAATTCGTTTTCGTCAAGAGCGCCGAAAGTCAATGTCGATATGCTTTTGGATATAGAACTTGAAGTTACAATCGAACTTGGACGGACAGATATAGCGATTAAAAGAGTGCTTGATTTGGCTCCCGGCTCGTTGGTCGAATTGGACAGGCTTGCCGGAGAACCCGTCGAACTGCTTGTAAACAACAAAATCGTAGCCAAAGGCGAAGTCGTTGTCATAGACGAGAATTTTGGAGTGCGAATAATCTCTTTGGTTTCTCCAGAAGAAAGAATCAAAAGTTTGAGGTAG